The nucleotide sequence CGAGCCGGCACAGCGAGTGCGGGCTGACGCCGAGGTCGACCGCGTCGCCGTAGAGGTGCCGGCTGCTGGTTGAGCCGCCGACGGCGTTGTTGCAGGCGCGGCTGCGGAACGCGCTGGTGACCCGGATCGGCTGGTCACCCAGGGCGTGCCGCATGGCCTGGAGCTTCCACATGTTGACCAGGGCGTTGGCCCGGGCGGTGGCGGCCGAGACCGCGCCGCCGGACCAGTCCGAGTTGCAGTTGTTCAACTCGGCGTAGCTGAAGTTGACCGGGGTGCAGTCGTTGTCCTGGAGGGCGTAGATCCGGTTGTACGTCTGCTCGCCGGCGATGCCGTCGGCACCGAGCCCGTACGCCTGCTGGAAGCGGACCACCTCGGCCCGGGTCGCCGGCCCGAAGATGCCGTCGATGACGAGCACCGCGTTGTAGCCGGGGTAGCCGGCGACGCGGATCTGCAACTGCCGGACGTCCTCACCGGACATGCCCTCCGAGAGGGGCCGGTCCCAGGTGTAGCAGCCGTCGGCCTGGGCCGGGCCGGCGGTGGCCACGGTCGCGACCAGGGTGGCGGCGGCGGCCATGGTGAGCGTCGCGAGGATTCTGACGATACGTCTGAACAAGGGGTCCTCCATACCGAGCGGGGGTTGTGAATATCGACGAGAATGGCTCTTGTCGATCACACGTCAATATTTTTCGGTGAGCTTTCTCAGGTTGGCGGTTTCCTTCACCGGCCGGAGGCGCCCCGTTAACCCGCCGCCGGAATAGTCTTGGCTGATGCCGAAAGCCATCTGGAACGACCTGGTCATCGCGGAGAGCACCGACACCGTCGTGGTCGAGGGCAACCACTACTTCCCGCGTACGGCCCTGCGCGACGACCTGGTACGGGAGTCGGAGACGCACACCGTCTGCCCCTGGAAGGGCACCGCGTCGTACTACACCCTCGAACACGAGGGCCGGCGCAGCGTAGACGCCGTCTGGTACTACCCCGAGCCGAAGCCGGACGCCGAGATGGTCCGGGACCGGGTCGCATTCTGGAAGGACGTCACCGTCGTCGACTGAGCCCTTCGCCGGCAACCGCCCGGCACGGGTGTCTTGGCACCGAAAGGGGTTACTTGCGGCTTTCTGCTGCGGAGTCGGCGTACCGGGTCCGATCCTGGAAGCCGTGGCGACGTACGAGTACCGGTGTCCCCGGGACGGGGTCCTGACCGCCCGGTTTCCGATCGGGCAGGCCCCGGCGCGGCTGTGCTGCGCGACCTGCGCGGCGGAGGCCGTCCGGGTCTTCTCCGCGCCGTCGCTGCGCGCCATGCCGCGGCCCCTGGTCGCGGCCCTCGACCGGGCCGGCCGCAGTGCCGAAGCACCGGAGGTGGTGAACCGGATCCCGGGCCGACGCGGTACGCCGTACCGACCGGCCGCCCACCCCGGGCACGCCCGGCTGCCACGCCCCTGACGGGTGAAAGGGAAGCCGCGATGCCGGAGCTGTTGTTTCCGCTGGACTCGACGAAGAGGTTCACCGAGCAGGAGTTGACCGGACACAACCGGTGGCATCCGGAGATCCCACCGGTCGCCACCGTCCGCCCCGGCCAGTCGTTCCGGGTGCACTGCCGGGAGTGGTTCGACGGCGCCATCCACAACGACGACTCCGCCGCCGACGTCCGGGACGCGCCGCTGCCGATCGTGCACGCGCTCAGCGGCCCGTTCGCGGTCAGCGGCGCCGAACCAGGCGACCTGCTGGTGGTCGACATCCTCGACGTGGGGCCGATCCCGCAGGAGGACTCGGGACCGATCGCCGGGCAGGGCTGGGGCTACACCGGGATCTTCCCCAAGCAGAACGGCGGCGGCTTCCTGACCGACTACTTCCCGGACGCGTACAAGGCGATCTGGGACTTCAGCGGGCAGCAGGCGACCTCCCGGCACGTCCCCGGGGTGACCTTCACCGGGATGATCCACCCCGGGCTGATGGGTACCGCCCCGTCGGCGCCGTTGCTGGCCAAGTGGAACGAGCGGGAGGGCGCGCTGCGGGCCACCGACCCGGACCGGGTACCGCCGCTGTCGCTGCCGCCGCTGCCGGAGGGTGCCATCCTCGGCTCGCTGGGCGGCGCCGACTTCGACCGGGTCGCGGCGGAGGCGGCCCGGACCGCGCCGCCCCGGGAGAACGGCGGCAACCAGGACATCAAGAACATGACCAAGGGGACCCGGGTGTTCTATCCGGTGTACGTCCCCGGCGCCAACCTCTCCGTCGGCGACCTGCACTTCTCGCAGGGCGACGGCGAGATCACCTTCTGCGGCGCGATCGAGATGGGCGGCTTCGTCGACCTGCAGGTGGACGTGATCAAGGGCGGGATGACCATGTACGGGGTGTCGGAGAACGCGATCTTCCTGCCCGGGATCGTGGCTCCGCAGTACAGCCAGTGGCTGGCCTTCTCGGGCATCTCGGTAAGCACCGACGGGGAGCAGCGCTACCTCGACTCGCAACTCGCGTTCCAGCGCGCCTGCCTGCACGCGATCGACTACCTGACGAGGTTCGGCTACAGCCCCGAGCAGGCGTACCTGATCCTCGGCGCCGCACCGATCGAGGGGCGCTTCTCCGGGGTGGTGGACATCCCGAACTCCTGCGCGACCGTCTATCTGCCGACGGCGATCTTCGACGTGGACGTACGTCCCTCGGCCGCCGGGCCGACCCGGGTCAGCCCCGGCCAGGGCGCCCCGAAAGCAACCTTCTGACGTTCCGTGGAAACGACCCAGACACCCGGAGAGGAGTTCCGCCATGTCGGAGGAGAAGGGTGGATCGGCCGCCCGCCGTCCGCCGTTGCGGCAGGACCGTCTCGTCGACGACCTTCGGTCGGCGCCGCAGGATCCGTCCCCCGAGGTGGTGGAACTGCACGGCTTTCTCGGCCGGGACGGGACGGACGGATACTGGCGGCTCTACCTGAACTCGGGTCTGGACAGCTATCTCCGGATCGCCGAGGCGGACATCGTCGCCAGTCGCCAGGCCGACGCCGAAGCCAGCTCCCTGGAACCCAGTGTGGTCTTCGTCTGCGCCTCGGCCACGATCGAACACGTGCACACCAGCTCCGCCGACCTGCACGCGGACTTCCTGCGCGGGCCGTACTCGGTCGAGCTCGCGGCGGAGCCGTCCGGCGACTGTCTCCCGGCGTCGCGGCCCAGACTGCGGCGCGGACGCTTCACGCCCGAGGTCGTACTCCGCTATCCGCAGACCTACCCCTATTTCTGCCGCCCCCAGATAACGATCGAACAGCAGACGTGCTTCTGCACGGTCTTCTGCCCGGTGTGACCGGACCGTCCACCGCCGAGCGCCCGGCCGCGCAGGGCATCGCCGCCCCGGTGCCGTCGCCGACCGCCGGTCTGTCGTCGCCCGCGGGTCTGTCGTCGCCCGCCGGTCTGTCGTCGCCCGCCGGGCTGCTGAACTATCTGCTCGACCGTGGCCTGCTGCCCCGGGGCGGTGTCGACCCCGGCGACATCGTGGTGACCGGCCGAAGCAGTCGCAGTCCGAGCCACATCGTCGAGGCCGGCCCGGACCACTGCTACTTCCTGAAGCATCCGACCAGCCCCGAACAGCAGGCGACGATCCGGCACGAGGCCCGGGTCTACCAGGCGCTGTCGCACCGCGCGGCGTTCCGGGACATCGGCCCACGGCTGATCCGGCACGAGCCTGACCTGCCCCTGCTGGTGCTGGCGGCGATCCAGCCGTCCCGTCCGTCCGACCCGGTGCGGATCACGTCCCGGCGCACGATCACCCGACTCGGCCGGCGGCTCGGCCGGGTACTCGCCGCGTTGCACGAGCTTCCGCCGGCCGCCAACGATCCGCAGGCACCGCTGCCGCCGGCACTGCGGCTGGACGTACCACCTGTCGCACTTCGTGAGTATCTCGGCCCCGCCACGACACGGCTGCTTCGATGCGTACAGCAGGACGCGACCCTCCGCGCCACCCTGGCCGGCTGCCGGGAGAGCTGGCACCGCACGACCTGGATCCACGGCGAGGTCAAATGGCCACACGTCGTCCTGCCGACCGCGACCGGCAGCACAGTCGCCCGACCGGTACTCGTCGACTACGAGTCCGCCGGGTTGGGCGACGCGTCCTGGGACCTCGGCTGCGTTCTCGCCGCCTACCTCGGCTCGTGGCTCGGCTCGATGCCGGATCCGAGCACCGGGACGGCGGAGACGATGGTCTCCCGGTCGGCGCTGTCGGTACCCGAGCTACAGGAGGCGCTGGCCGCGTTCTGGCGCGGCTACCTCACCGGGCGGCGACTCTCGGCGGCCGAATCCCGCTCGGCGCTCGACCGCGCCGTCCGGTTCGCCGTCGTCAGACTGCTGTGGTCGATCTTCGAGGCCAGCGTGGGAGCGGAGACCCTCGATCCTCGGTGCGTTCTGGCGCTCCAACTCGCGCACAATCTCTCCCGACGCCCCTACGAGGGTGTACGCCACCTGCTCGGTATCCCGTTGAGCTGAGGAACCTGCCGTGACCTCGTACCGGGAGCAGTTGGCGGATCTCGCCAGGCACGTCCGCGTCCTCGACGACCGACGCTTCGTCTGGTTCGGGCAGCGGATCTCCGCCGCCCCGCCGAGCGGCACCGCCGACCGGGCAGCGCCGACGTCGATCCAGTCGACGCTGGCCAGACACCTCTACCAGCACTTCTTCGTCACCGGGATCCCCGTCCCCACGCGTCTGCGGGGACAGCCGGCCGGCAGCGCGCCGGACGCCGCCTTCGTCGAGCAGATCCGGGACAGCATCGTGGGTGCGGGTCCGCCGGAGGAGAACTGGTGCTTCGTCCGCCCGCACCCGGCGGGCCTGGTCGCCATCCGCGACGGGATCTCCTTCCTGGTGCCCCGGGCGGCGGTCGCCGAGCAGGATCCGGGCACCTCGCCAGGAGACGCCCTCACCGTGCGCCAGTCGCCCTGTCTCCGCGCCGCGCAGCCGGGTTTCTGCTACGTACTCGGCAGCTCCGCCCAGCCGTCCGAAGTGGACACCACGATTCGCGTCTACTGGAACATCGTGGCCGACGGCGCCAGCACGCTCACCCGGCTGCTGAGCACCGAACTGAACGCCAGGTCGATTCCGTTCGCCCTCAAGCTGCCCAACACCCCGCAGGGTCACCAACGCTGCGACTCCGCCGTGCTGTACGTGGCCGGTGCGTTGTTCCCGGCCGTGGCCGAGGTGGTCGCCGGGTGCCATCCGGAACTGGACCCGGTGCTCGGGGACCGGATCCCCCCGCTCACCGCTGCACTGCTGCGCGGTGTCGGGGTGGCGCAGGATCCGGGCGGCGGCGAGAGCTTCGGCCAACACCGGTGCCGGCTGCTCGCCGAGGCGCTCTGCACCCCGGCCGCGCGCCGGGCGCGCGGGCCGGAGCGGCGCGCGGCGGAGCTGGTCAGCTGGCTGGACGCCAACGGGGTCTCCGTCGTCGCGCCGTACCGGAATCCCGGCTCCGGCGAGATCGGACAGCTCGCCGCTACCGCTACCGCTACCGCCGGCTCGGGCCCGGGTTCTGTCGCCATGGTCCCTGGGCCTGGGGATGGCTCAGGGCCGGGCTGTGTCGCGGCTGATGCCGGTCCTGGCCCTCGTCCTGGTGCGGCCGAGCCACTCGCCGCCGGACCTGGTCCCGACGACCTGGTCGAAGCCGCCGTGGGCATCGGGGAGATGCTGCTGGCCGAGGCGATCTGGTGGGACGACGCGTGCACCTGGTGGGGATCGAACGGTGGGGAGAGCTGGACGGCGATCGGCGCGGACGTCTACTCCGGCACCGCAGGCGTGGCGTCCTTCCTGGCAACGCTGGCGGAGACCGTCGACGACGACCGGTTCGCCGACGCGGCGGTCGGCGCGTTCCGCTGCGCCGCCCGACAGGTCGAGCAGCGGATGTCACCGGGCGAGGCCGGCTATTATCTCGGCTGGTCCGGGGTCGCCGTGAGCCTGCTGCGGGCCGCTCACCGGCTGGACCGCCCCGAGCTTCGGGCACTTGGCGAACGGATCGTCCGGGACCGGCTCGACCGCGACCTGCGCTGCCCGGGCAACGACTGGCTGGCGGGTCTCGCCGGTACCGTCGCCGGGCTGCTGACCCTCGCCCGTGAGGAGGTGGACGGTCCGGTTCTCGACGCGGCGGAGAAGGTCGGCCGGGTTCTGCTGACCCGGGCGGTCCGGGTCGCCGACACCGTCGCCTGGCGGGAGCCGCAGGTGCGCAGCAACGTACCGCTGACCGGGCTCGCCCACGGCTGCGCCGGCATCGCGCTCGCCCTGGCCGATCTCGCCGTGGCGACCGGCGACGACAGGTACCGGAGCGCGGCCCTGGAGGCTGTCGGCTACGAACGGCACCGGTTCTCCCGCGTCCAGCGCAACTGGCCCGACCTCCGGCTCCAGCCGACCGTCCGAGGCTTCGGCGGCGGCCGTCGGTACGCGTTCGCCTGGTGTCACGGCGCCCCGGGAATCGCCCTGGGGCGATCGATGACCTGGCGACTGCTCGGCGCACCCCAGCTGCGCGAGGAGATCACCAACGGTCTCGACACGACGGTCCGGTCGCTCGACTGGCTGACCGGGGACGGACTGGACCGGATGGTCCTGTGTCACGGACTGGCCGGCAACCTGATGATCGTCAGGTCTGTCGAGCGGCAGGGCTTCGCGACGCCGGCCCGGCACGCGCCCACCGTCGATGCCGCCACCCGGGCGCTGTGCCGGACCGCCCGACTCGTCCGGGGCGGCGGCGGTGTCTCGCGGTGGGCCGGGCAGAACCCCGGACTGCTGACCGGTGTCGCCGGGCTCGGCCAGGCCCTGCTCGCCGAGACCGGGGTGGCCGGCGTGGCCGACGGCATCCTGCCCTGGACGGCGTCACCGCCGGAGAGCAGCCTGCCGGTCCAGCCGGCCGCGCCTGCCGACCGTCCGGGCGAACCTCGCCGGGAGCCGCCAGTCGGTCGGCCCGGTCGGCACCAGCACGCCCGGACTCCCGCCTGACCCGACGCCTACGGCGACGCGCCGCCGCCCGTCCCGAGCGGTCGTCCGCCGTTCGCCCCGGTCGGCACCAGCACGCCCGGAGGCCGGCCTGACTCAACGCCTACGGCCGCGCGCCGCCACCCGTCCCGAGCGGTCGTCCGGGCCGGCCGGGGCGGACACCGGCTCGACCAGGCGGAGCCGGCGGCTGGCCGGGCCGACGGTGAGTCGCTGTCCCCAGGCCATCGTCAGGTGGTCGGTCTCCAGACCGTCGGCGAAGACCACCAGCCGCTCCCGTTCGGCGACGACCTCCAGCGTCTCGTCCGCGCCGAGCCGGCCGGCCGTCAGCGACGCGCCGGTGACCGGGGAGGGCCACGCCTCCCGGACGAACCAGCACAGGGCCGGTTCGTCCGGTGCCGGCAGCGGCGGCGCGGCGGCACGCTCCCGGGCGATCGAGGCGCACCAGCCGGTGGCGCCGGTCCCGGTGCCGACCACGATTCCGGAGGAGGAGTGGCGTTCCCGGCGGCCGTCGGCGGTGGAGAGCAGATAGCGCGCCGACTGGTGGCCGGGATGGCCGGCGTAGACCTCGTTGAGCCCGATCAACTCCTGGCCGTCGTCGAGGAGGGCCCGGACCATGGTCCGCTCCCGCACCGGCGCCCGCCCGGCCAGCACCGCCGGCAGCAGCCGGGCGACCGCCTCGGGTCCGAACCGGACGAGTACCCCGGCGTTCTGACCCGGCTCCGGGTCCACCCCCACCACCGGCTGCCCGTCGAGGTACTTGGCGACGTTGGCGACCAGCCCGTCCTGGCCGACCGCCAGCACGATGTCCTCGGGGGCGAACGGGAAGCGGGCCAGGTCGTCCCGGTCCGCCCGGCCCCGTCGCCAGTCCGCCGGGATGGCCGCGCCGACGGTGGTCAGCGCCGCCTGCAACGCCTCGTGCCGGGCCACCACCTCGGCCAGGTCACGGCCCCGCTGCCGCAGGTAGTAGCCGGCGGCGGCCCGGGTGCCGTGGTGGGCCAGCAGCTCGTCCAGCTCGCTGCGCCGGCTCACCACGACGACCCTCGGGGCGAGTGTGGCGCTCACCGGCGCCGCCCCCCGCGGTTCGGGAACACCAACCCGCGGCTCGGCCCGACCTCTCCGCTCATCGCGAGAGCCGGCCGAGCAGGCCGGTCAGCACGTCGGGAGTGACGGTGAGCTGACCGATCTCGGGGAGCTGCCCGGCGACCTCCCGGAGCGCGAGCGCGTGCAGCACCTCGGGCGACAGGTCCCGGTACGCGGCCAGCCGGGCCGCCTCCGCCTCCGCCTCGGCGAGACCTATCCCGCGTACTCCCTCCGCCTTGGCGGCGGTGAGGGTGCGCTCCTTCTCCGCCTCGGCGGCGGCCAGTACCCGGGCCCGTTCGGCCGCCGCCGCGTTCGCCACCTTCTCCCGCTCGGCCTTGCCCTGGGCGACCGCCAGCTCGGCGGCGGCCTCCAGCTCGACCTTGCGCCGGGAGTTGGCGCCGTGCTGCTCGACCAGCTGCTGCTCCCGGCGGGCCAACTCGATCTTGTTCTGCAACTCGTTCTCGGCGATCGCCCGCTCCTGCTCCACCGCCTGCGCCCGGCGGGCATAGGTGGCCCGGTCGGCCTCGACCTGCACCGTCTCCCGGGTCGGGGTCTGGAGCGCCCGCTCCATCTCCGGCTCGGGTCGGACCGCCACCACCCGGGCGCTGACCACCGAGACGCCGATGTCGGTCAGCCGGCCCTCGTCGCGCAGCGCCGCCGAGACCGCCTCGCGGACCGTGGCGATGTCGGTGAGCGCCTCGGCCAGCGGCACCCGGGCCAGCAGGTCGAGCGCCGGCTGCTGGGCCAACTCGGCCAGCAGCGTGGCGACCTGGTCGAGCGGGCGCCCCCGGGCCACCCCCTTGTGCGGGTCGACCGAGAAGTCCAGCCGGCCCGCCGCCAGCGCCGGGTCGGCGATCCGGTACGTCACCGTCGCCTGCACCGTCACGTCGGCGAAGTCACTGGTGCGGGCGTGGAAGAGCAGCGGCAGCTCGCGGTCGTCGACCGGCACCTCGCTCAGTACGCCGACCAGCGGCCGGTACCAGAAGGACTGGCCCACTCCCTCGTGCCGCACCCTGCCCCGCACCGAGTGCCGGATCCACGTGGTCGGCGTCCCGCGCAGGTGTCGCAGGAACAGCCGCCTGGTCACGTCCGCCATGACGCGCCCCCTTCCCTGTTTTCGTCAGGAGGACGATAAAGGGAAGATCTATTTCGCGTCAAGCCGCCGATAAAAGATGTCCGCCGCCGGCAGCCGTCAGGCGCGGGCGAGTTGCGGGTAGAGCGCGGCGGGATCGGCCGAGAGTCCCGCCTTCACCCGCCGGGTGACCTCGTCGGCGAGCACCTCGAAGGCACCGGCCTCGACGCCGTCGAGCGCCAGCCTGGCCACCTCCGCAGGCGCCACCTTGGGCGCGTCGACGTGTGCCGCCATGTCCGTGTCGACGTACCCGACGTGCAAACCGGTCACCCCGACGCCCTTGGCCACTAGCTCCAGACGTAGCGAGTTGCTCATCGACCAGAGCGCCGCCTTGGACGCGCTGTACGAGCCGGAGAGCGCGATCCAGGAGAGCACCGAGTGGATATTGAGCACGTGTCCACCACCGGCGGCGACCATCCCCGGCACGAAGGCCCGGGTCACCGCGAGCGGGCCGAAGAAGTTCGTCTCGAACTCCCGGCGTACGTCCTCGACCGGCGAGTCGAGGAAGCCCGCGCCGACCAGGCCGGCCGCGTTGTTCACCAGGACGGTGACGTCCGGCGCCTGCCGGGCGGCCTCGGCGACCGACTCCGGATCGGTCACCTCCAGCGCCAGCGGCAGCACGCCCGGGTCGGTGATCGTGCGGGGATCGCGGGCGGTGGCGTAGACCTTGCGGGCACCCCGGGCCAGGGCGTCGGCGGCGATCGCCCGGCCGAGCCCCCGGTTGCCACCGGTGACCAGGACGACGGCGTTTTCGAGTTGCATGACAGTAACCTCCGAGGAGCGGAAACCGATCGGTTTTCTCCACCGTAAACCGATCGGTTTCCAATCGCAAGAGCAGCGGGTACGCTACGGAGATGACCTCGGTAAAGGCCCCGGAGACCCCGCGCGACCGGCTGCTGCGCGCTGCGGCCGACCTGTTCTACCGGGAGGGCATCGCCAGCACCGGAGTCGAGCGGCTCTGCCAGGCCGCCGGTGTCTCCAAGCGGACCATGTACCAGCTCTTCGAGACCAAGGACGCCCTGGTGGCAGAGAGCCTCGCCACGTCCGGCCCGGCGATCCTGGCGATGCACCTGTCGGACGAGACCACCGGGCTCGCCCCCCGGGACCGGATCCTGGGCGTCTTCAGCCGACTGGACGAGATGTCCGGGTCACCGGGATTCCCCGGCTGTCCGTTCCTGAACACGGCGGTGGAACTCCGCGACCCCGGCCACCCGGCCAGCGTGGTCGCCCGGGACCACAAGCAGCGGCTCAGCGACTTCTTCGCCGAACAGGCCCGGCTCGCCGGTGCCCGCGACCCGGAGACACTGGCCAAGCAGCTCACCGTCGTCTACGACGGTTCGGTGGGTCGGGCGGTCACCCAGGGTGCCGGGCTGGACGGGCTGGCCAGGCTCACCGCCTCGGCCCTGCTGGACGCCCAGCTCGGCACCACCTGACGGAGGTGTGCGAGTCGGTCAGGTTGGTTCCCCCGGCGTCGTGACATGTCGATGCACCCGGCGACAAACCTGCGGCGGCGTCGACGATCGTTTGGTGATAATGACCGTCGTGGAAGAGGTCGAGGTCGTCGTCGCCCACAAC is from Micromonospora sp. WMMD1102 and encodes:
- a CDS encoding D-Ala-D-Ala carboxypeptidase family metallohydrolase, with amino-acid sequence MFRRIVRILATLTMAAAATLVATVATAGPAQADGCYTWDRPLSEGMSGEDVRQLQIRVAGYPGYNAVLVIDGIFGPATRAEVVRFQQAYGLGADGIAGEQTYNRIYALQDNDCTPVNFSYAELNNCNSDWSGGAVSAATARANALVNMWKLQAMRHALGDQPIRVTSAFRSRACNNAVGGSTSSRHLYGDAVDLGVSPHSLCRLAQQARNHGWREILGPGYPGHSDHTHVAHKSSRTWSASSCGVS
- a CDS encoding DUF427 domain-containing protein, which gives rise to MPKAIWNDLVIAESTDTVVVEGNHYFPRTALRDDLVRESETHTVCPWKGTASYYTLEHEGRRSVDAVWYYPEPKPDAEMVRDRVAFWKDVTVVD
- a CDS encoding zinc ribbon domain-containing protein, which codes for MATYEYRCPRDGVLTARFPIGQAPARLCCATCAAEAVRVFSAPSLRAMPRPLVAALDRAGRSAEAPEVVNRIPGRRGTPYRPAAHPGHARLPRP
- the fmdA gene encoding formamidase, whose protein sequence is MPELLFPLDSTKRFTEQELTGHNRWHPEIPPVATVRPGQSFRVHCREWFDGAIHNDDSAADVRDAPLPIVHALSGPFAVSGAEPGDLLVVDILDVGPIPQEDSGPIAGQGWGYTGIFPKQNGGGFLTDYFPDAYKAIWDFSGQQATSRHVPGVTFTGMIHPGLMGTAPSAPLLAKWNEREGALRATDPDRVPPLSLPPLPEGAILGSLGGADFDRVAAEAARTAPPRENGGNQDIKNMTKGTRVFYPVYVPGANLSVGDLHFSQGDGEITFCGAIEMGGFVDLQVDVIKGGMTMYGVSENAIFLPGIVAPQYSQWLAFSGISVSTDGEQRYLDSQLAFQRACLHAIDYLTRFGYSPEQAYLILGAAPIEGRFSGVVDIPNSCATVYLPTAIFDVDVRPSAAGPTRVSPGQGAPKATF
- a CDS encoding aminoglycoside phosphotransferase family protein is translated as MTGPSTAERPAAQGIAAPVPSPTAGLSSPAGLSSPAGLSSPAGLLNYLLDRGLLPRGGVDPGDIVVTGRSSRSPSHIVEAGPDHCYFLKHPTSPEQQATIRHEARVYQALSHRAAFRDIGPRLIRHEPDLPLLVLAAIQPSRPSDPVRITSRRTITRLGRRLGRVLAALHELPPAANDPQAPLPPALRLDVPPVALREYLGPATTRLLRCVQQDATLRATLAGCRESWHRTTWIHGEVKWPHVVLPTATGSTVARPVLVDYESAGLGDASWDLGCVLAAYLGSWLGSMPDPSTGTAETMVSRSALSVPELQEALAAFWRGYLTGRRLSAAESRSALDRAVRFAVVRLLWSIFEASVGAETLDPRCVLALQLAHNLSRRPYEGVRHLLGIPLS
- a CDS encoding lanthionine synthetase LanC family protein, yielding MTSYREQLADLARHVRVLDDRRFVWFGQRISAAPPSGTADRAAPTSIQSTLARHLYQHFFVTGIPVPTRLRGQPAGSAPDAAFVEQIRDSIVGAGPPEENWCFVRPHPAGLVAIRDGISFLVPRAAVAEQDPGTSPGDALTVRQSPCLRAAQPGFCYVLGSSAQPSEVDTTIRVYWNIVADGASTLTRLLSTELNARSIPFALKLPNTPQGHQRCDSAVLYVAGALFPAVAEVVAGCHPELDPVLGDRIPPLTAALLRGVGVAQDPGGGESFGQHRCRLLAEALCTPAARRARGPERRAAELVSWLDANGVSVVAPYRNPGSGEIGQLAATATATAGSGPGSVAMVPGPGDGSGPGCVAADAGPGPRPGAAEPLAAGPGPDDLVEAAVGIGEMLLAEAIWWDDACTWWGSNGGESWTAIGADVYSGTAGVASFLATLAETVDDDRFADAAVGAFRCAARQVEQRMSPGEAGYYLGWSGVAVSLLRAAHRLDRPELRALGERIVRDRLDRDLRCPGNDWLAGLAGTVAGLLTLAREEVDGPVLDAAEKVGRVLLTRAVRVADTVAWREPQVRSNVPLTGLAHGCAGIALALADLAVATGDDRYRSAALEAVGYERHRFSRVQRNWPDLRLQPTVRGFGGGRRYAFAWCHGAPGIALGRSMTWRLLGAPQLREEITNGLDTTVRSLDWLTGDGLDRMVLCHGLAGNLMIVRSVERQGFATPARHAPTVDAATRALCRTARLVRGGGGVSRWAGQNPGLLTGVAGLGQALLAETGVAGVADGILPWTASPPESSLPVQPAAPADRPGEPRREPPVGRPGRHQHARTPA
- a CDS encoding SPFH domain-containing protein, encoding MADVTRRLFLRHLRGTPTTWIRHSVRGRVRHEGVGQSFWYRPLVGVLSEVPVDDRELPLLFHARTSDFADVTVQATVTYRIADPALAAGRLDFSVDPHKGVARGRPLDQVATLLAELAQQPALDLLARVPLAEALTDIATVREAVSAALRDEGRLTDIGVSVVSARVVAVRPEPEMERALQTPTRETVQVEADRATYARRAQAVEQERAIAENELQNKIELARREQQLVEQHGANSRRKVELEAAAELAVAQGKAEREKVANAAAAERARVLAAAEAEKERTLTAAKAEGVRGIGLAEAEAEAARLAAYRDLSPEVLHALALREVAGQLPEIGQLTVTPDVLTGLLGRLSR
- a CDS encoding SDR family oxidoreductase, translated to MQLENAVVLVTGGNRGLGRAIAADALARGARKVYATARDPRTITDPGVLPLALEVTDPESVAEAARQAPDVTVLVNNAAGLVGAGFLDSPVEDVRREFETNFFGPLAVTRAFVPGMVAAGGGHVLNIHSVLSWIALSGSYSASKAALWSMSNSLRLELVAKGVGVTGLHVGYVDTDMAAHVDAPKVAPAEVARLALDGVEAGAFEVLADEVTRRVKAGLSADPAALYPQLARA
- a CDS encoding TetR/AcrR family transcriptional regulator, with the translated sequence MTSVKAPETPRDRLLRAAADLFYREGIASTGVERLCQAAGVSKRTMYQLFETKDALVAESLATSGPAILAMHLSDETTGLAPRDRILGVFSRLDEMSGSPGFPGCPFLNTAVELRDPGHPASVVARDHKQRLSDFFAEQARLAGARDPETLAKQLTVVYDGSVGRAVTQGAGLDGLARLTASALLDAQLGTT